A genomic segment from Candidatus Brocadia sinica JPN1 encodes:
- a CDS encoding flavodoxin family protein, with amino-acid sequence MKKVIGIFGSPRPHGNSDILLDQAMKGSMACNTEVQKIIVRDLQIAPCNSCGGCFEKGVCVINDDMQKIYSQLVDADAIIVATPIYFMSVSAQLKALIDRCQAFWARKYILNLPIREDGRFARGFFIATAARDAKEGLFIGAIKTIKSFFHVLDTKYAGDILCAGLEEKGSVNKRQELLQQAFDAGRQLLKL; translated from the coding sequence ATGAAAAAAGTGATTGGCATTTTCGGTAGCCCGCGTCCCCATGGTAACTCAGACATATTGCTCGATCAAGCCATGAAGGGATCTATGGCATGTAATACCGAAGTCCAGAAGATCATTGTTCGTGATTTACAGATTGCCCCATGTAATTCTTGCGGCGGCTGTTTTGAAAAAGGTGTGTGTGTTATCAATGATGATATGCAAAAAATTTATTCCCAGCTCGTGGATGCTGACGCTATTATTGTTGCCACTCCCATTTACTTTATGAGTGTAAGTGCTCAACTGAAGGCGCTTATCGACCGTTGCCAGGCCTTTTGGGCCCGGAAATATATTTTAAACTTACCCATCAGGGAAGATGGAAGATTTGCAAGGGGTTTTTTTATCGCAACTGCGGCGCGCGATGCCAAAGAAGGGTTGTTCATCGGTGCTATAAAAACAATAAAGTCTTTTTTCCATGTATTAGACACGAAATATGCGGGAGACATATTGTGTGCCGGATTGGAAGAGAAAGGCTCCGTAAATAAGAGGCAGGAGCTATTACAACAGGCATTTGATGCAGGCAGACAGTTGTTGAAACTGTAA
- a CDS encoding phosphomannomutase/phosphoglucomutase, translated as MKKGQIIERGEERQRRCPGESYTISDSVCKGRQRVNYPKCNVCLEKVEPAIFNQSHAESKLSMNIFKSYDIRGKYPSEINDQTAHKIGTALCQFFKEENPDVKNIVVGRDMRPSSKPLANALIDGLCTAGLNVVNVGVVSTEMTYFAVGHYKYDGSVMVTASHNPAGYNGLKICRKQAIPLSYETGIERIAKLTKQYHPLRGEQLGKVIQGDIFGDYKKHVLKFASNLRHLRIVIDAGNGMAGKTVPVVCGGLPIEIIPLYFELDGNFPNHEANPLKPENLVDLQKKVRETRAHLGVAFDGDADRCVFIDEMGRTVGCDIITALIARQFLEREKGATILYDLRSSWVVPEEIKAAGGVPYRERVGHAYMKATLREKKAVFGGELSGHYYFRDNYYSDSGMIAFLMVLDILSSKRIPFSNIVAPLKRYYSTGEINFEVDDKDAKIAEITNKFSNGKVDHLDGITVEYHDWWFNVRKSNTEPLLRLNLEGRTHEIMEKGKRLLINIIQGKSF; from the coding sequence ATGAAAAAAGGACAGATTATCGAAAGGGGTGAAGAACGTCAACGCCGTTGTCCGGGTGAGTCGTATACCATTAGCGATTCCGTATGTAAGGGCAGACAGAGGGTGAATTACCCGAAATGCAATGTATGTCTGGAGAAGGTCGAACCAGCGATTTTTAACCAGTCACATGCTGAGTCTAAACTTTCTATGAATATCTTTAAAAGTTACGATATCCGTGGGAAATATCCATCAGAGATTAATGATCAGACGGCACACAAGATCGGAACGGCCCTCTGCCAGTTTTTTAAGGAAGAAAATCCGGACGTGAAAAACATTGTTGTAGGCAGGGATATGAGGCCATCTTCGAAACCACTTGCCAATGCCTTGATCGATGGCTTATGCACAGCGGGGCTGAATGTTGTTAATGTGGGCGTCGTTTCAACGGAGATGACCTATTTCGCTGTGGGACATTACAAGTACGACGGAAGTGTCATGGTTACCGCCTCTCATAATCCCGCCGGGTATAACGGATTAAAAATATGCAGGAAACAGGCCATTCCACTCAGTTACGAGACGGGGATAGAGCGGATTGCAAAACTGACAAAGCAGTATCATCCCTTACGCGGGGAGCAACTTGGCAAGGTCATTCAGGGCGATATCTTTGGAGATTATAAGAAGCATGTCTTAAAATTTGCCAGCAACCTCAGACACCTCCGTATAGTAATCGATGCGGGAAATGGGATGGCAGGCAAAACGGTTCCCGTTGTTTGTGGAGGGCTTCCCATCGAAATTATTCCATTGTATTTTGAACTGGACGGAAATTTCCCCAATCACGAAGCCAATCCATTAAAGCCTGAAAATCTTGTTGATTTGCAAAAGAAGGTGCGCGAGACACGGGCCCATCTGGGGGTTGCATTCGACGGAGATGCCGACCGGTGTGTCTTTATCGATGAGATGGGACGGACAGTTGGATGCGATATCATTACGGCGTTGATTGCAAGGCAATTTCTTGAACGGGAAAAAGGGGCAACGATTTTGTATGACCTCCGATCGAGTTGGGTCGTTCCCGAAGAGATAAAGGCTGCAGGTGGTGTCCCTTATCGTGAGCGGGTTGGTCATGCCTATATGAAGGCTACACTGCGGGAAAAGAAGGCAGTTTTTGGAGGTGAACTCTCGGGGCATTACTATTTCAGGGATAATTACTACTCGGATTCTGGGATGATCGCTTTTCTCATGGTTTTGGACATCTTGAGTTCAAAACGCATTCCATTTTCAAACATCGTGGCGCCACTGAAGAGGTACTATTCTACCGGTGAAATAAATTTTGAGGTAGACGATAAGGATGCGAAGATTGCGGAAATTACCAATAAATTTTCCAACGGAAAGGTAGACCATCTGGACGGAATTACCGTAGAATACCATGACTGGTGGTTTAACGTGAGAAAATCCAATACCGAACCCCTGCTCCGTTTAAATCTGGAGGGAAGAACACATGAAATTATGGAGAAGGGGAAAAGGCTGTTAATCAACATTATTCAAGGGAAATCCTTCTAG
- a CDS encoding UDP-glucuronic acid decarboxylase family protein: MRTVITGGAGFIGSHLCDYLIEKGHQVICIDSLLTGKVENIVHLMGNSQFRFIKHNVSDYIYVDGQVDNVLHFASPASPFDYLEFPIQTLKVGSLGTLNSLGLAKTKKAKFLLASTSEVYGDPQIHPQREDYWGHVNPVGPRGVYDEAKRFAEAMTMAYHRYHHMDTRIVRIFNTYGPRMRVKDGRALPNFICQALRGEDITVFGNGLQTRSFCYVSDLVEGIYRLLLSNEYDPVNIGNPEEITIHQLAKEILALTGSKSRIIFKTLPVDDPKIRQPDISRAKKVLGWEPKIVREEGLRKTLRYFKDTLSSFEKNR, encoded by the coding sequence ATGAGAACGGTAATTACCGGTGGCGCTGGGTTTATTGGTTCGCATCTGTGTGATTATTTAATTGAGAAGGGACATCAGGTTATCTGTATCGACAGCTTGCTGACGGGCAAGGTGGAGAATATAGTCCACTTGATGGGAAATAGCCAATTCCGTTTTATAAAACACAATGTAAGCGATTACATTTATGTAGATGGACAGGTGGATAATGTGCTGCATTTTGCTTCACCAGCCAGTCCCTTTGACTACCTGGAATTCCCTATACAAACCTTAAAGGTTGGTTCCCTGGGTACCTTAAACAGCCTGGGGTTGGCCAAGACAAAGAAGGCAAAATTCCTGTTGGCATCTACCTCGGAAGTGTATGGAGACCCGCAAATCCATCCTCAACGGGAAGATTATTGGGGTCATGTGAACCCTGTTGGCCCGAGGGGGGTCTATGACGAGGCAAAACGATTTGCGGAAGCAATGACTATGGCATATCATCGATACCATCACATGGATACCAGAATCGTGAGAATATTCAATACCTACGGACCCCGGATGCGGGTAAAAGACGGCCGTGCGCTCCCGAATTTTATATGCCAGGCGCTCAGGGGTGAGGATATTACGGTGTTCGGGAACGGTTTGCAGACGAGGAGCTTCTGCTACGTCTCCGATCTTGTCGAAGGTATCTATCGGTTACTTCTTTCAAATGAGTATGATCCTGTAAATATTGGTAATCCTGAGGAGATAACCATTCACCAGTTGGCAAAGGAGATACTTGCCCTAACCGGAAGCAAAAGCAGGATTATATTCAAAACCCTTCCGGTTGATGACCCCAAGATTCGGCAGCCCGACATTTCCAGGGCAAAGAAGGTTTTAGGCTGGGAACCAAAGATTGTTCGTGAAGAAGGTCTGCGTAAGACGCTTCGATATTTTAAAGATACGTTATCTTCTTTTGAAAAAAATCGATGA
- a CDS encoding DUF4159 domain-containing protein, giving the protein MGEVSKFTFAQLEYSGGNWNPRPNAGKRLMWELIKRTSAEARIDTVILHADDINIFEYPFLYMSGDQEFPPLSEKEISNLKLYLEFGGTLLIDDCIGKSDFGFDISVRREIKRLFPHKSLEKLPADHTIFKSFYLLNQAYGRIMEKTYLEGITIENRAAIIYSQNDLGGAWAKDPLGSWEYEVIPGGETQRAMAFRLGINIIMYALTGNYKQDQVHLPFILKRQM; this is encoded by the coding sequence ATGGGTGAGGTTTCAAAATTCACCTTCGCCCAATTGGAATATTCCGGAGGAAACTGGAATCCCAGACCCAATGCAGGAAAACGCCTGATGTGGGAGCTTATCAAACGAACCAGCGCTGAGGCACGTATCGACACCGTAATCCTTCATGCAGACGATATCAATATCTTTGAATACCCCTTTCTGTACATGTCAGGTGATCAGGAATTCCCACCGCTCAGTGAGAAAGAGATTAGCAATTTAAAGTTATACCTGGAATTTGGGGGAACGCTTTTAATTGACGACTGCATCGGAAAGAGCGATTTTGGGTTTGATATATCTGTCCGGCGGGAGATTAAACGGCTATTTCCCCATAAATCCCTGGAAAAGCTGCCTGCTGATCATACCATTTTCAAATCTTTTTATTTGCTGAATCAGGCTTATGGCAGAATTATGGAAAAAACTTACTTGGAAGGCATAACGATAGAAAACCGAGCGGCTATCATCTATTCCCAGAACGACCTTGGTGGCGCTTGGGCAAAAGATCCGCTGGGAAGCTGGGAATATGAAGTAATTCCTGGCGGTGAGACGCAAAGGGCTATGGCTTTCCGTCTTGGTATCAATATTATCATGTACGCCCTGACAGGTAACTATAAACAAGATCAGGTACATCTGCCTTTTATCTTAAAAAGGCAGATGTAA
- a CDS encoding VanZ family protein: MNIKIRVPWIFKCLLTLAYAYLIFAASSEDTSSINLPPYTDKLIHFMLFGFLCLMICWSLSSVTVGSKWIYKIILAISITSLYGASDEFHQFFTPNRSVDILDWLADTAGAATAGFLWHIVTSKRQIKKKFLAMEKTPITDVGGN, translated from the coding sequence ATGAACATCAAGATTAGAGTACCTTGGATTTTTAAATGTCTGTTAACACTTGCATATGCCTATCTTATCTTTGCCGCATCTTCGGAGGACACCTCTTCTATCAACCTTCCACCTTACACAGATAAGCTTATTCATTTTATGTTGTTTGGTTTCTTATGCCTCATGATCTGCTGGTCGCTTTCTTCCGTCACAGTAGGAAGCAAGTGGATATATAAGATTATTCTCGCAATTAGCATCACTTCCCTCTACGGAGCGTCGGATGAGTTCCACCAATTTTTCACACCGAACCGTTCAGTAGATATCCTTGACTGGTTAGCAGATACGGCTGGTGCAGCGACTGCCGGTTTCTTATGGCATATAGTAACTTCCAAACGACAAATAAAGAAGAAATTCCTTGCAATGGAAAAAACTCCTATTACTGATGTAGGGGGAAATTAA
- a CDS encoding PQQ-binding-like beta-propeller repeat protein, with protein MKMKRVFPCIVTLIVVMNILLLYSTSRISSIHAQGTADTFPMYKYNLQRTGCVPFAGPSNNNVKWSISSSGEIWSSPVVDADGVVYAGSTDGSLLSMTPKGKVLWAFKSGDEIFGSPAIGLDGVVCFGTVSGRLYVINPDGKMKWKFQAAGAIHSSPAVDDKGTVYVGSYDGKLYALGANGKLLWSYKTGAPIMISSPAVGRDNTIYIGSWDKHLHAINQDGTLKWSLETEGKIDSTPAITDDVVYVADMNGKLYAVNLDGTLKWGFDLGSRTHSSPSVDADGVAYIGTQAGSLFAVKRDGTVKWEFKTGNSITATPVIDANGVIYVGSWDGKLYAMNSDGTLKWIATIGDPLLSSPAIDPKNTLYVGCVDWKLYAIGQ; from the coding sequence ATGAAAATGAAAAGAGTTTTCCCGTGTATTGTAACCCTCATTGTGGTGATGAATATTCTTTTGCTCTATAGCACGTCACGGATTTCTTCTATTCATGCTCAGGGCACAGCTGACACGTTTCCCATGTATAAATATAATTTGCAGAGGACTGGTTGTGTGCCTTTTGCAGGGCCTTCCAATAACAATGTAAAATGGAGTATTTCCAGCTCTGGTGAAATATGGTCGTCCCCTGTGGTGGATGCCGATGGAGTTGTTTACGCAGGAAGCACTGATGGCAGTTTGTTATCCATGACTCCAAAGGGAAAGGTGTTATGGGCATTTAAGAGCGGTGATGAGATATTTGGTTCTCCGGCAATTGGCCTGGATGGTGTTGTTTGTTTTGGTACAGTTAGCGGAAGGCTCTATGTGATCAATCCTGATGGAAAGATGAAATGGAAGTTCCAGGCTGCCGGGGCGATACATTCGTCTCCTGCTGTTGACGATAAAGGCACGGTGTATGTCGGTTCCTATGACGGGAAACTCTATGCCTTAGGCGCAAACGGAAAACTCTTGTGGAGCTATAAAACCGGGGCGCCTATTATGATTTCTTCTCCTGCCGTAGGTCGCGATAATACCATTTATATCGGTTCCTGGGATAAACATTTGCATGCCATAAACCAGGATGGAACTTTGAAGTGGAGTCTTGAAACCGAAGGTAAAATAGATTCTACGCCTGCTATAACTGATGATGTTGTTTATGTCGCGGATATGAATGGGAAATTATATGCTGTAAATTTAGATGGGACGCTAAAGTGGGGGTTTGACTTAGGCAGCCGAACACATTCTTCTCCATCTGTAGACGCTGATGGAGTAGCCTATATTGGTACCCAGGCTGGTAGCTTATTTGCTGTAAAAAGAGATGGTACTGTGAAGTGGGAATTCAAAACCGGAAATTCTATTACGGCCACACCTGTTATCGATGCGAATGGCGTTATTTATGTCGGCTCATGGGATGGTAAGTTATATGCCATGAATAGTGACGGTACTCTCAAGTGGATTGCAACAATTGGTGACCCATTACTTTCTTCCCCTGCGATTGATCCCAAAAATACGCTCTATGTTGGTTGTGTAGATTGGAAACTCTATGCAATAGGGCAATGA
- the ahbC gene encoding 12,18-didecarboxysiroheme deacetylase translates to MIGISKLYCGTVEPSDALRYGRESRKLPSHLLQFSHDKKPVVVWNVGQRCNLKCIHCYSQSKDIEYPNELTTDEAKAMLDDLADYGAPVILFSGGEPLMRADLLELIGYAKEKGLRAVISTNGTLITREKANELKKFGLSYVGISLDGLKETNDRFRGIPGAFDAALEGIRNCMSVGIKVGLRFTINKRNAHDIPGIFQLIEKENIPRVCFYHLVYSGRGSNLIEEDLSHKETREVVDLIINKTKEAHDKGRKIEVLTVDNHADGPYVYLRLLKENPKRAKEVYELLQMNEGNSSGKGLACISWDGEVHADQFWRQYSFGNVRKRKFSVIWEDTSNELMAKLKNKNPYIKGRCAKCRWLNICSGNFRARAEAYYGDMWEHDPACYLTDEEIGIESGSPKKTRQKVTV, encoded by the coding sequence ATGATTGGTATATCAAAATTATACTGTGGCACCGTAGAACCGTCAGATGCATTACGTTATGGGAGAGAATCCAGGAAACTGCCATCCCATCTGTTACAATTTTCTCATGATAAAAAACCTGTTGTAGTATGGAACGTCGGGCAACGCTGCAACTTGAAATGCATTCATTGCTATTCTCAATCAAAGGATATTGAATATCCCAATGAATTGACTACGGATGAGGCAAAGGCAATGTTAGATGACCTTGCAGATTATGGGGCTCCTGTGATTCTGTTTTCTGGAGGAGAACCCCTTATGCGGGCAGACCTCCTTGAGTTAATTGGCTATGCCAAAGAGAAGGGTTTGCGGGCGGTCATTAGTACGAATGGCACTTTAATTACCAGAGAAAAGGCAAATGAATTGAAAAAATTCGGGCTCTCCTACGTGGGGATCAGTCTGGACGGTCTTAAAGAGACGAATGACCGTTTCCGTGGTATTCCAGGCGCATTTGACGCTGCATTGGAAGGTATTCGAAATTGCATGTCGGTGGGCATTAAAGTGGGTTTACGTTTTACGATTAATAAGAGGAACGCACATGATATCCCTGGTATATTTCAATTGATTGAAAAAGAAAATATTCCAAGGGTCTGTTTCTATCACCTGGTCTATTCAGGGAGAGGATCCAATCTGATCGAGGAAGACCTTTCTCACAAAGAAACCCGTGAGGTTGTCGATCTTATTATCAATAAGACCAAAGAGGCGCATGACAAAGGCAGAAAAATAGAGGTGCTCACCGTAGATAATCATGCCGACGGTCCGTACGTGTATTTACGACTATTAAAAGAAAACCCCAAAAGGGCAAAAGAGGTCTATGAGCTCCTCCAGATGAATGAAGGGAATAGCTCCGGTAAGGGACTTGCCTGTATTAGCTGGGATGGAGAGGTACACGCTGATCAATTCTGGAGGCAATACTCCTTCGGAAATGTCAGGAAAAGGAAGTTTAGCGTGATATGGGAGGACACTTCCAATGAGTTAATGGCTAAACTGAAGAACAAAAACCCATATATCAAAGGGCGTTGCGCTAAATGCAGATGGCTTAATATCTGCAGTGGAAATTTCAGGGCCAGGGCAGAGGCATACTATGGTGATATGTGGGAACATGATCCTGCCTGTTACCTTACCGACGAAGAAATAGGAATTGAATCCGGATCTCCAAAAAAAACAAGGCAAAAGGTAACTGTTTAA
- a CDS encoding winged helix-turn-helix transcriptional regulator — MSNQEEITQYNILQSIENGEQISQRQLSLQLGINVASINFALKKLTKRGLVKMLGVNPRRIRYILTPKGIAEKTQLAYKFFDRNFHFYKAVRKNVENKIDSISFQDKDSVAIYGVTDLMEMAYLVIQDKEIDLVAIVDNEKKIRIFGYQVVGIEEIHKHSPRFLLITKELDVHLAKLIPDSVEIVDIRI, encoded by the coding sequence ATGTCTAACCAGGAAGAAATCACCCAATATAACATCCTCCAATCAATTGAAAATGGAGAGCAGATCTCCCAGCGCCAGCTTTCTTTGCAGTTGGGCATTAATGTAGCTTCCATAAATTTTGCTTTAAAAAAACTCACGAAGAGGGGTTTGGTGAAAATGCTGGGTGTAAACCCCAGAAGGATCCGGTACATTCTGACTCCCAAAGGGATTGCTGAAAAAACACAGCTTGCCTATAAATTTTTTGACAGGAATTTTCATTTCTATAAGGCTGTGAGAAAAAATGTTGAAAATAAGATTGATAGCATCTCCTTTCAGGATAAAGACTCCGTTGCCATTTATGGTGTCACAGACCTCATGGAGATGGCCTACCTCGTTATCCAGGATAAAGAAATAGACCTTGTTGCGATTGTTGATAATGAAAAAAAAATCAGGATATTTGGCTATCAGGTGGTAGGAATCGAAGAAATACACAAGCACTCCCCCCGATTCCTCTTAATAACGAAAGAATTGGACGTTCATTTAGCAAAACTCATACCTGACTCTGTAGAAATTGTCGATATCAGAATTTAG
- a CDS encoding LysM peptidoglycan-binding domain-containing protein, translating to MKRDVQVGVTLGVIILAIIGVFLSTRTSVKEPSIPIPEAEEEAQIGALDISELSPELQSASRESLQETTTSLQGTDERTEQKASVVTNTMKIDEQTAEKEDNIVEGEWKKAKEKEPVNVAANDTKAEAVSDQEDWKDVPAGDGKTISKFKMHKVQYSDSLRKIARKYYGDESKWLLIFNANQDKIQDRNSLRIGTELVIPAEKTAIQKTKAEIKTEITTPTLSQVIEVEDAKPTVRKHIIQQGDSLYTLATKYYSDGSKWNKIFDANRKTLKDQKSLKIGQELVIPDL from the coding sequence ATGAAAAGAGATGTGCAAGTTGGCGTAACTTTAGGAGTGATTATTCTGGCAATTATTGGCGTCTTTCTGAGCACAAGAACGAGTGTGAAAGAACCGTCTATTCCTATTCCAGAAGCAGAGGAAGAAGCACAAATTGGCGCATTGGACATAAGCGAATTATCACCAGAACTACAAAGCGCATCCCGGGAATCTCTTCAGGAGACTACGACCTCCTTGCAAGGTACGGATGAAAGGACAGAACAAAAGGCATCCGTCGTTACGAATACAATGAAAATCGATGAGCAAACGGCGGAAAAAGAAGACAATATCGTCGAGGGGGAATGGAAGAAGGCAAAGGAAAAAGAACCCGTAAATGTAGCCGCAAATGATACAAAAGCAGAAGCAGTCTCAGATCAGGAAGATTGGAAAGACGTTCCCGCTGGCGATGGAAAGACTATCTCTAAATTCAAGATGCATAAGGTGCAATATAGTGACAGCCTTCGTAAAATAGCAAGAAAATACTATGGGGATGAGTCCAAGTGGTTGCTGATTTTCAATGCAAATCAGGATAAAATTCAGGATCGCAACAGCCTTAGGATTGGAACAGAACTTGTTATACCCGCAGAAAAGACCGCGATACAAAAAACAAAGGCAGAAATAAAGACAGAGATAACTACGCCGACTCTTTCCCAGGTAATCGAAGTGGAAGATGCAAAACCAACCGTTAGGAAACACATAATTCAGCAGGGTGATTCGCTGTATACGTTAGCCACAAAGTATTACAGCGACGGCTCAAAGTGGAATAAAATATTTGACGCCAACAGAAAGACCCTGAAGGACCAAAAATCTTTGAAAATTGGGCAAGAACTGGTTATTCCAGATCTTTAA
- a CDS encoding HEAT repeat domain-containing protein yields the protein MFPFINTMYKYTRIGLLTGMVSSLVFTANIRHALWANVSTGGEVLDIKFSNGQLSVKIKNSPLEKVLKEIMSQSGARIWLNDSIDGIVTVEFQNIPIGEGVRRILKDKNYAFAYALHEVKEGKLSIVRASKSKEIFTKVKNEPPKKATPKPGMPVAKKEKPKKEKPSFESLVKDALENEDPGKREDAITALGESKDPRAIEIISKALTNDPTEDVRLSAIDALLDMGDKSIVDPLSIALKDRDPWVRESAVEALGEVGGEAAIEFIKSALNDEDGSVRELAQETLEELNTGK from the coding sequence ATGTTTCCTTTTATCAACACAATGTATAAATATACGCGAATTGGCTTACTTACCGGCATGGTATCTTCGCTTGTTTTCACAGCCAACATAAGGCATGCCCTTTGGGCTAATGTGTCAACAGGCGGAGAAGTCCTCGATATCAAATTCAGTAATGGCCAATTATCGGTAAAGATAAAAAATTCTCCTTTGGAAAAGGTCTTAAAAGAAATCATGTCACAGAGTGGCGCCAGAATATGGCTCAACGATTCAATTGACGGGATTGTTACCGTAGAATTCCAAAACATACCTATCGGAGAAGGGGTGCGCCGGATCCTGAAAGATAAGAATTATGCCTTTGCCTATGCCCTCCACGAGGTGAAAGAAGGGAAACTTTCTATTGTTCGTGCTAGTAAGTCCAAAGAAATTTTTACAAAAGTAAAGAACGAGCCTCCGAAAAAAGCCACTCCCAAGCCAGGGATGCCAGTTGCCAAAAAAGAAAAACCAAAAAAGGAAAAACCCTCCTTTGAATCCTTAGTAAAAGATGCCCTGGAAAATGAAGATCCTGGGAAGAGAGAAGATGCAATTACCGCTCTGGGGGAAAGCAAAGATCCAAGGGCAATAGAAATTATCTCAAAGGCGCTGACGAATGACCCCACCGAAGACGTGCGATTAAGCGCTATTGATGCCTTACTGGATATGGGCGACAAAAGCATTGTCGACCCCCTTTCTATAGCACTCAAAGATCGGGACCCATGGGTGCGTGAAAGTGCCGTAGAAGCATTAGGAGAAGTGGGTGGAGAGGCTGCTATCGAATTTATAAAGAGCGCCCTCAATGATGAAGACGGTTCTGTGCGGGAGCTGGCGCAGGAAACATTAGAAGAACTTAATACCGGAAAATAA